In Anguilla rostrata isolate EN2019 chromosome 1, ASM1855537v3, whole genome shotgun sequence, a genomic segment contains:
- the crip1 gene encoding cysteine-rich protein 1, whose protein sequence is MPKCPKCTKEVYFAERVTSLGKDWHKPCLKCEKCNKTLAAGSHAEHEGKPYCNNPCYSALFGPKGFGRGGTESHTFSN, encoded by the exons ATGCCTAAGTGTCCTAAATGCACCAAGGAAGTTTACTTCG cggaGAGGGTGACCTCCCTGGGGAAGGACTGGCACAAGCCGTGTCTGAAGTGTGAGAAGTGCAACAAGACTCTGGCAGCGGGCTCGCACGCAGAG CATGAAGGAAAACCCTACTGCAACAACCCCTGTTACTCAGCGCTCTTTGGACCCAAAG GTTTTGGGCGTGGGGGCACCGAGAGCCACACATTCAGCAACTAA